Proteins from a genomic interval of Salvelinus alpinus chromosome 7, SLU_Salpinus.1, whole genome shotgun sequence:
- the LOC139581284 gene encoding PDZ domain-containing protein 11, with product MDQKIPYDDYQLPVVFLPSYESPPAWIAPQERIHHPDYNNELTQFLPRTIVLKKPPGAQLGFNIRGGKASQLGIFISKVVPDSDAHRAELQEGDQVLSVNEVDFQDIEHSRAVEILKTAREILMRVRFFPYNYQRQKERTVH from the exons ATGGACCAAAAGATCCCATATGATGACTACCAACTCCCAGTTGTCTTTTTGCCTTCCTACGAGAGTCCCCCAGCATGGATAGCCCCGCAGGAG cgtATCCACCATCCTGACTACAACAATGAGCTGACCCAGTTCCTGCCACGCACCATCGTGTTGAAGAAACCTCCAGGGGCACAGTTAGGCTTCAACATCCGTGGGGGCAAGGCCTCTCAGCTGGGCATCTTCATCTccaag GTGGTCCCAGATTCGGACGCCCACAGAGCAGAGCTCCAGGAGGGAGATCAGGTGCTGTCTGTCAATGAGGTGGACTTCCAGGACATAGAGCACTCGAGG GCTGTTGAGATTCTGAAGACTGCCAGAGAGATTCTGATGAGGGTGCGCTTCTTTCCCTACA ACTACCAGAGACAGAAGGAAAGGACTGTGCATTAG